From Molothrus aeneus isolate 106 chromosome 18, BPBGC_Maene_1.0, whole genome shotgun sequence, a single genomic window includes:
- the PUS1 gene encoding pseudouridylate synthase 1 homolog isoform X2 has product MAEDLIAAVASQTKRLNSSSEVVQRLEENGHLNKKLKSDADEEDAEDQNKKLPKRKIVLLMAYSGKGYHGMQRNVGSSQFKTIEDDLVCALVQSGCIPENHGEDMKKMSFQRCARTDKGVSAAGQIVSLKVRLIDDILEKINNHLPSHIRILGLKRVTGGFNSKNKCDARTYSYMLPTFAFAHKDHEVQEELYRLDRETLERVNQLLACYKGTHNFHNFTSQKGPRDPSAKRYIMEMYCGEPFVRENMEFAVIQVKGQSFMMHQIRKMIGLVIAIVKGYAAESIMERSWGEEKVDVPKAPGLGLVLEKVHFEKYNRRFGNDGLHEPLEWTEEEEKIAVFKEQYIYPTIINTEREEKSMASWLKTLPIHDFNSSAVEVQTNNKNPKKSSDAEGSDGCGDDSD; this is encoded by the exons ATGGCTGAGGATTTGATAGCAGCGGTTGCCAGCCAGACAAAGAGACTCAACAGCAGCAGCGAGGTGGTTCAAAGGCTGGAAGAAAACGGGCATCTGAACAAAAAGTTGAAGAGTGACGCAGATGAAGAAGATGCAGAGGATCAGAATAAGAAGTTACCCAAAAGGAAGATTGTGCTGTTGATGGCATATTCAGGGAAAGGCTACCATGGCATGCAA AGAAACGTGGGATCTTCACAGTTCAAGACAATAGAAGATGACCTAGTCTGTGCCCTTGTTCAGTCAGGATGCATCCCAGAGAACCACGGGGAGGACATGAAGAAGATGTCTTTCCAGCGCTGTGCTCGGACAGATAAG GGTGTGTCTGCAGCTGGACAGATTGTGTCACTGAAGGTCAGGCTAATAGATGACATTTTAGAAAAGATCAATAATCATCTTCCTTCTCACATCAGAATTCTGG GCCTGAAGAGAGTCACTGGGGGATTCAACTCCAAGAACAAATGTGATGCCAGAACCTACTCTTACATGCTGCCCACGTTTGCCTTTGCCCATAAGGACCATGAAGTGCAGGAGGAGCTTTATAGGCTGGACAGAGAGACCCTTGAAAGGGTCAATCAGCTGCTGGCCTGCTACAAAGGGACACACAACTTCCACAACTTCACATCACAGAAGGGCCCCAGGGACCCCAGTGCCAAGAGGTACATCATGGAGATGTACTGTGGAGAGCCCTTTGTCAGGGAAAACATGGAATTTGCAGTGATCCAAGTGAAAGGTCAGAGTTTCATGATGCACCAGATCAGGAAGATGATTGGGCTGGTGATAGCAATTGTGAAGGGTTATGCTGCTGAGTCCATCATGGAGCgcagctggggagaggagaaggttGATGTCCCCAAAGCCCCAGGACTTGGGCTGGTTTTGGAGAAAGTGCACTTTGAAAAATACAACAGGCGTTTTGGGAATGATGGGCTGCATGAGCCACTGGAGtggacagaggaggaggagaagattGCTGTTTTCAAGGAGCAGTACATCTATCCTACCATTATCAACACAGAAAGGGAGGAGAAATCCATGGCAAGCTGGCTAAAAACCCTCCCCATTCATGACTTCAACTCCTCTGCTGTTGAGGTgcaaactaacaacaaaaatccaaag AAGAGCAGCGATGCCGAAGGCAGCGATGGTTGTGGTGATGACTCTGACTGA
- the PUS1 gene encoding pseudouridylate synthase 1 homolog isoform X1, translating into MLRWGLRVVSCGFSVPGSAACAGPRQRSVLTMAEDLIAAVASQTKRLNSSSEVVQRLEENGHLNKKLKSDADEEDAEDQNKKLPKRKIVLLMAYSGKGYHGMQRNVGSSQFKTIEDDLVCALVQSGCIPENHGEDMKKMSFQRCARTDKGVSAAGQIVSLKVRLIDDILEKINNHLPSHIRILGLKRVTGGFNSKNKCDARTYSYMLPTFAFAHKDHEVQEELYRLDRETLERVNQLLACYKGTHNFHNFTSQKGPRDPSAKRYIMEMYCGEPFVRENMEFAVIQVKGQSFMMHQIRKMIGLVIAIVKGYAAESIMERSWGEEKVDVPKAPGLGLVLEKVHFEKYNRRFGNDGLHEPLEWTEEEEKIAVFKEQYIYPTIINTEREEKSMASWLKTLPIHDFNSSAVEVQTNNKNPKKSSDAEGSDGCGDDSD; encoded by the exons ATGCTGCGGTGGGGGCTCCGGGTTGTGAGCTGCGGCTTCTCCGTCCCGGGGAGCGCGGCGTGCGCCGGGCCGCGGCAGCGCAGC GTTCTTACAATGGCTGAGGATTTGATAGCAGCGGTTGCCAGCCAGACAAAGAGACTCAACAGCAGCAGCGAGGTGGTTCAAAGGCTGGAAGAAAACGGGCATCTGAACAAAAAGTTGAAGAGTGACGCAGATGAAGAAGATGCAGAGGATCAGAATAAGAAGTTACCCAAAAGGAAGATTGTGCTGTTGATGGCATATTCAGGGAAAGGCTACCATGGCATGCAA AGAAACGTGGGATCTTCACAGTTCAAGACAATAGAAGATGACCTAGTCTGTGCCCTTGTTCAGTCAGGATGCATCCCAGAGAACCACGGGGAGGACATGAAGAAGATGTCTTTCCAGCGCTGTGCTCGGACAGATAAG GGTGTGTCTGCAGCTGGACAGATTGTGTCACTGAAGGTCAGGCTAATAGATGACATTTTAGAAAAGATCAATAATCATCTTCCTTCTCACATCAGAATTCTGG GCCTGAAGAGAGTCACTGGGGGATTCAACTCCAAGAACAAATGTGATGCCAGAACCTACTCTTACATGCTGCCCACGTTTGCCTTTGCCCATAAGGACCATGAAGTGCAGGAGGAGCTTTATAGGCTGGACAGAGAGACCCTTGAAAGGGTCAATCAGCTGCTGGCCTGCTACAAAGGGACACACAACTTCCACAACTTCACATCACAGAAGGGCCCCAGGGACCCCAGTGCCAAGAGGTACATCATGGAGATGTACTGTGGAGAGCCCTTTGTCAGGGAAAACATGGAATTTGCAGTGATCCAAGTGAAAGGTCAGAGTTTCATGATGCACCAGATCAGGAAGATGATTGGGCTGGTGATAGCAATTGTGAAGGGTTATGCTGCTGAGTCCATCATGGAGCgcagctggggagaggagaaggttGATGTCCCCAAAGCCCCAGGACTTGGGCTGGTTTTGGAGAAAGTGCACTTTGAAAAATACAACAGGCGTTTTGGGAATGATGGGCTGCATGAGCCACTGGAGtggacagaggaggaggagaagattGCTGTTTTCAAGGAGCAGTACATCTATCCTACCATTATCAACACAGAAAGGGAGGAGAAATCCATGGCAAGCTGGCTAAAAACCCTCCCCATTCATGACTTCAACTCCTCTGCTGTTGAGGTgcaaactaacaacaaaaatccaaag AAGAGCAGCGATGCCGAAGGCAGCGATGGTTGTGGTGATGACTCTGACTGA